The Fastidiosipila sp. genome includes a window with the following:
- the mutS gene encoding DNA mismatch repair protein MutS, giving the protein MSLTFDQIDKTRITPMMRQLIEVKEKHPDCLIFFRLGDFYELFFDDALTASRELELALTGRDCGLEDRAPMCGVPHHAADSYLKKLLARGYKVAVCDQVEDPAEARGLVDREVVRILTPGTQIDPDQLDSQSYRYLCAVCQFSDAYGLAACDLSSGRFETTEMLSSQAEVQLFDELSRLKPVEYLVNERFAKNTKFLNLVQQQEVIYTVLADDIFGLEEARQKGLTFSDSEMLWPRASAALLTYLENTQKKVPGQIGTIQPYALRDYMLLDRSTRSNLEITETIRDRKRRGSLLWAVDRTQTAMGARLLRSWLEQPLIDPGRILRRQSSVASLLGQFVSRQALRDALAGLYDIERLSGKIASGTVNPRDLSALKGVLERLPGLRSLLEDFEDDGLRDLYGSIFELKELASFLSAALADDPPLLITEGGIFRPGFNEELDQLADAAEHGRDFLLSLEAKEREATGIKNLKVGYNRVFGYYYEVSRGQLDKVPGHFTRKQTLVNSERFITPELKEKEDKILGADQKRKALEYELFTEIRSKVARDLPQLQATARALARLDVLLSLAEVADKHKYCRPEIRKSRELVICGGRHCVVEQTLRGKSDFVANDLELDGDERRVMVLTGPNMSGKSTYMRQAAIIVLLAQVGSFVPADSAVIGIVDRIMTRVGASDDLAGGQSTFMVEMTEVALILDQASPTSLLILDEIGRGTGTADGLSIAWSVIEYISDPALLGARALFATHYHELIDLGNRLPGVFNAHFDVAERDGDIVFLHQVRPGGANESYGIDVAKLAGVPGTVVDRARELMAHLEQTGRDKRRIVKRQARAMDGQQDLFSGAQSVRTADQIIGRLEEADIDNMRPVDAYGLLIDLKELALRRKRQSMEEKE; this is encoded by the coding sequence ATGAGTCTGACCTTTGATCAAATCGACAAGACACGCATCACCCCTATGATGCGCCAGCTGATTGAAGTTAAAGAAAAGCACCCCGACTGCCTGATTTTTTTCAGGCTCGGGGACTTCTATGAACTATTCTTTGACGACGCCCTGACCGCTTCCCGCGAACTGGAGCTGGCCTTGACGGGGAGGGACTGCGGCCTTGAAGACAGGGCGCCCATGTGTGGTGTCCCTCACCACGCAGCGGATTCCTATCTTAAGAAGCTTCTGGCCAGGGGCTACAAAGTTGCTGTCTGCGACCAGGTTGAAGACCCGGCAGAGGCCAGGGGACTGGTTGACAGGGAAGTGGTAAGAATATTGACGCCTGGCACGCAGATCGATCCGGATCAGCTCGATTCCCAGTCCTATCGCTATCTTTGTGCCGTCTGCCAGTTCAGCGACGCTTACGGGCTGGCTGCCTGCGATTTGTCCTCAGGCCGTTTTGAGACGACAGAGATGTTGTCCAGCCAGGCCGAAGTCCAACTGTTCGATGAATTGTCGAGGCTGAAGCCGGTTGAATACCTTGTCAATGAAAGATTCGCCAAAAACACAAAATTTCTCAATCTTGTTCAGCAGCAGGAAGTCATTTATACCGTCCTCGCGGATGATATTTTTGGACTGGAAGAAGCCCGCCAAAAGGGGCTGACTTTTTCTGATTCCGAGATGCTCTGGCCGCGGGCATCCGCTGCCCTGCTCACTTACCTGGAGAACACCCAGAAAAAAGTACCCGGGCAAATTGGAACCATCCAACCCTACGCGCTAAGGGATTACATGCTGCTCGACCGGTCGACGCGAAGCAATCTGGAAATAACGGAAACGATCCGGGACAGGAAGCGGCGGGGCAGCCTCCTGTGGGCCGTTGACCGCACACAAACCGCCATGGGAGCCAGACTGCTGCGGTCCTGGTTGGAACAGCCTCTGATTGATCCTGGAAGGATACTGCGGCGTCAATCTTCTGTCGCCTCACTCCTGGGCCAATTTGTATCCAGGCAAGCCCTCCGTGATGCGCTGGCCGGTCTTTACGATATTGAGCGGCTGTCTGGCAAAATCGCTTCAGGCACGGTGAATCCCCGGGATCTGTCGGCCTTGAAGGGAGTGCTGGAACGCCTGCCGGGCCTTCGTTCCCTCTTGGAGGATTTTGAGGACGACGGCCTGAGAGATCTGTATGGATCCATCTTTGAGCTGAAAGAGCTGGCCTCGTTTTTGTCCGCAGCCCTGGCTGATGATCCACCGCTCCTGATCACAGAGGGCGGCATCTTCAGGCCTGGATTCAATGAGGAGCTGGACCAATTGGCGGATGCAGCCGAACACGGTCGCGACTTTCTGCTCTCGCTGGAAGCTAAAGAACGTGAGGCTACCGGGATCAAGAACCTTAAAGTCGGCTATAACCGGGTGTTCGGCTACTACTATGAAGTGTCGCGGGGCCAGCTTGACAAGGTCCCGGGGCACTTCACCCGCAAGCAGACCCTTGTCAACTCCGAGCGCTTCATCACTCCTGAGCTGAAAGAAAAGGAAGATAAAATACTGGGTGCCGACCAAAAACGCAAAGCGCTCGAATATGAACTCTTCACAGAAATCCGCTCAAAGGTCGCCCGGGATCTGCCCCAACTGCAGGCAACAGCCAGGGCCCTGGCAAGACTCGATGTTCTGCTGTCACTGGCTGAAGTTGCCGACAAACATAAGTATTGCCGGCCCGAAATCAGGAAGAGCCGGGAACTTGTTATCTGTGGCGGGCGGCACTGCGTTGTTGAGCAAACCCTTCGAGGTAAGAGTGATTTTGTCGCCAATGACCTCGAGCTGGATGGAGACGAAAGGCGAGTCATGGTGCTGACCGGCCCCAACATGTCAGGCAAGTCAACCTACATGCGTCAGGCAGCGATCATTGTTCTGCTGGCTCAGGTCGGCAGCTTCGTGCCGGCCGATTCAGCCGTCATCGGGATTGTTGACCGGATCATGACGCGTGTCGGCGCCTCGGACGATCTGGCGGGCGGGCAATCGACCTTCATGGTTGAGATGACTGAAGTGGCTTTAATCCTTGATCAGGCCAGTCCGACAAGCCTTCTCATTCTGGACGAAATTGGCCGCGGCACCGGAACAGCAGATGGTTTGTCCATCGCCTGGTCCGTCATCGAATACATTTCTGACCCCGCTCTCCTGGGCGCGAGGGCTCTTTTTGCGACGCATTACCATGAATTGATCGACCTGGGCAATCGCCTGCCAGGTGTCTTCAACGCTCATTTTGATGTTGCTGAACGCGACGGGGACATCGTCTTTCTCCATCAGGTCAGACCGGGGGGAGCCAATGAGAGTTACGGCATCGATGTCGCCAAGCTGGCCGGCGTTCCAGGTACAGTTGTTGACCGGGCGCGTGAACTGATGGCTCACTTGGAGCAGACAGGCCGGGATAAACGCAGAATCGTCAAACGTCAGGCCAGGGCCATGGATGGCCAGCAGGATTTGTTCAGCGGAGCCCAGTCGGTCCGGACAGCTGACCAGATCATCGGACGTCTTGAAGAGGCGGACATTGACAACATGCGGCCGGTTGATGCCTACGGCCTCCTGATTGATCTGAAGGAGCTGGCCCTGCGCCGCAAAAGACAAAGCATGGAGGAAAAGGAGTGA
- the mutL gene encoding DNA mismatch repair endonuclease MutL, translating to MALIHRLDKQTINSIAAGEVIERPASVAKELIENALDAGASLVRLSIERGGIKSLACEDDGGGMAPEDALLAPESHATSKLARTEDLYRLETMGFRGEALPSIAAVSRLELRTRRREDPEGTRLIVEGGERTFEGSCGMAPGTMILCRDLFYNVPARYKFLRSDASEAGAIAGIAGKIALTRPDVSFRLERNDDGRELLYTPGDNQLLSAIYAVFGQETASAMQALSGDDPPVKITGFMTGPSAGRHNRSRQVFIVNDRVIQSPVLRSAVDEACKTWFMKGRYPQLVLKLVIPPNLVDVNVHPQKTEIRFWEDRAVFRAVFHTVRAALEEQAKIVQSSPVQETEKRASQDARSRQVEMRPAGSLWPDQPSGESHASGQAGTGLTIEDGPARADKTAVKERDEDIASLLDARLIGTLLDTYILLDDGQSLILIDQHAAHERILYEELLKKRAEKGGLRAASQLLMTPLRVEVNEQERVLLEEEPEHFKLLGFDFEPFGEHTIALRAVPVARPDGRSTMDSLAAFRAALDAMTSARQTGSIPDDDEILHQIACKAAVKAHDRLSEEEIRILIQALTALANPYHCPHGRPAVLRFSRQDLEKRFGRIV from the coding sequence ATGGCTTTGATACATAGACTCGACAAACAAACCATTAACAGCATTGCGGCCGGGGAAGTCATTGAACGCCCCGCTTCTGTCGCCAAGGAATTGATTGAGAACGCCCTGGATGCCGGGGCTTCTCTCGTCAGGCTGTCCATCGAGCGCGGTGGAATCAAAAGCCTGGCCTGTGAGGATGACGGCGGCGGGATGGCCCCTGAGGATGCGCTCCTGGCCCCGGAGAGCCACGCGACAAGCAAACTGGCCCGGACGGAGGATCTGTACCGCCTTGAAACCATGGGCTTTCGCGGAGAAGCACTGCCTTCCATCGCGGCTGTATCACGTCTGGAGCTGAGAACCCGGCGTCGGGAGGATCCTGAGGGTACCCGGCTTATTGTGGAGGGCGGGGAGAGGACCTTTGAAGGAAGCTGCGGCATGGCCCCCGGAACCATGATTCTTTGCCGTGACCTCTTTTACAATGTGCCGGCACGCTACAAATTCCTTCGTTCCGATGCCTCGGAAGCCGGAGCCATCGCCGGAATAGCGGGGAAAATTGCCTTGACCCGGCCGGATGTCTCCTTTCGCCTCGAGCGAAATGACGACGGCAGGGAACTTCTTTACACACCCGGTGATAACCAGCTGCTCAGTGCCATTTATGCGGTCTTCGGTCAGGAGACAGCCTCGGCCATGCAGGCCCTGTCCGGCGATGACCCGCCCGTCAAAATCACAGGGTTTATGACGGGGCCCTCCGCAGGGCGCCACAATCGGTCCAGGCAGGTTTTCATTGTCAACGACCGCGTGATTCAATCGCCTGTCCTTAGAAGCGCGGTCGATGAAGCCTGCAAGACCTGGTTTATGAAAGGCCGCTATCCTCAGCTGGTTCTCAAACTTGTCATTCCCCCCAATCTGGTCGACGTCAATGTCCATCCTCAAAAAACTGAAATACGTTTTTGGGAAGACCGGGCCGTCTTTCGCGCCGTCTTTCACACGGTGCGTGCGGCACTTGAGGAGCAGGCAAAGATCGTTCAGTCTTCCCCGGTCCAGGAAACTGAGAAAAGAGCCAGCCAGGATGCTAGGTCCCGGCAAGTGGAAATGAGGCCGGCCGGTTCCCTGTGGCCGGATCAGCCATCCGGGGAAAGCCATGCAAGTGGACAGGCCGGAACCGGTCTGACCATCGAAGACGGGCCAGCCCGGGCAGACAAAACGGCCGTTAAAGAACGCGATGAGGACATTGCCTCCCTTTTGGATGCCCGCCTGATCGGAACTCTCCTTGACACCTACATCCTGCTTGATGACGGCCAGTCGCTCATCCTGATTGACCAGCACGCAGCGCATGAGCGGATTTTATACGAGGAACTGCTGAAGAAGCGGGCAGAAAAGGGAGGATTGCGAGCCGCCTCACAGCTCTTGATGACTCCCTTGAGGGTGGAGGTCAATGAGCAGGAGAGGGTACTGCTCGAAGAGGAGCCGGAACACTTCAAATTACTGGGATTTGACTTCGAGCCCTTCGGTGAACATACCATTGCCCTGAGAGCAGTTCCAGTCGCAAGGCCGGACGGCCGGTCAACCATGGATTCCCTGGCCGCTTTTCGCGCAGCGCTTGATGCGATGACAAGCGCCCGCCAGACCGGGAGCATCCCTGACGATGACGAAATATTGCACCAAATTGCCTGCAAGGCCGCTGTGAAGGCCCATGACCGCCTGAGTGAGGAAGAAATCAGAATTCTCATCCAAGCCCTGACCGCGCTTGCCAATCCCTACCATTGCCCGCACGGGCGCCCCGCAGTCCTCCGCTTCAGCCGGCAGGACCTTGAAAAGCGATTCGGGAGAATTGTCTAG
- the miaA gene encoding tRNA (adenosine(37)-N6)-dimethylallyltransferase MiaA: protein MPETKLQAGLYRSSFFDELFERLLSLVLQNPSAIPVITGPTAAGKSRMALKLAAKTSGEIVSVDAMQVYRGFDIGTAKPSREDRAAIPHHLLDILDPCEEISVAAFTERAVKLLQSLLEAQKKPILCGGSVQYVSALLDGIRFSAPKPDPGLRSRIAKQVDERGLEASWQRMRQMDPQAAASVNPADRRRIIRFFELLQQTGMTKTALNEMSRASGPPFPFLPVWLDLSPRQALYDLIDRRVDAMYEAGLLGEVRGLMEQYPRYRECPAFRGIGYRQAVSLLEGEVSERESRELTARATRRYAKRQQTWLRQRKDLTILLLEQKPA, encoded by the coding sequence ATGCCCGAAACCAAGCTGCAAGCCGGTCTTTACCGCTCGTCTTTCTTTGATGAGCTCTTTGAAAGACTCCTGTCCCTGGTCCTGCAGAACCCATCGGCGATTCCTGTGATTACCGGGCCGACGGCGGCGGGCAAGTCGCGGATGGCCTTAAAGCTGGCGGCAAAAACCAGCGGGGAAATCGTGTCAGTTGACGCCATGCAGGTTTATCGCGGATTTGACATTGGCACGGCCAAGCCTTCCCGGGAAGACCGTGCAGCCATCCCGCACCATCTGCTCGATATTCTGGATCCCTGCGAGGAGATCAGTGTGGCCGCCTTCACCGAACGCGCGGTGAAACTGCTTCAGTCACTATTGGAGGCACAAAAAAAACCCATCCTCTGCGGAGGCAGCGTCCAATATGTTTCAGCCCTGCTGGATGGAATCCGGTTTAGCGCGCCCAAACCGGATCCCGGTTTGCGGAGCAGGATCGCAAAACAGGTCGATGAACGGGGTCTGGAAGCTTCCTGGCAACGGATGCGGCAAATGGACCCTCAGGCAGCGGCTTCGGTCAATCCCGCTGACAGGCGCCGGATCATCCGTTTTTTTGAACTTCTTCAACAGACGGGAATGACCAAAACAGCCCTGAATGAAATGTCCAGGGCCTCAGGCCCGCCCTTTCCTTTTCTTCCTGTCTGGCTCGACCTTTCTCCAAGACAGGCGCTTTATGACCTGATTGACCGGCGTGTTGATGCCATGTATGAGGCGGGCCTGCTGGGTGAGGTCCGGGGCCTGATGGAGCAATACCCCCGGTACAGGGAGTGTCCCGCATTCCGGGGAATAGGTTACCGTCAGGCAGTCTCCCTGCTGGAGGGAGAGGTCAGCGAGCGTGAAAGCCGTGAACTGACTGCGCGCGCAACACGCCGCTATGCCAAACGGCAGCAGACCTGGCTCCGCCAAAGGAAAGACCTGACCATTTTGCTGCTTGAACAGAAACCTGCTTGA
- the lexA gene encoding transcriptional repressor LexA produces the protein MKKPYPFTRANVEETLEAVYEFICDYIKKNSYAPSVRDIGQGVGLRSTSTVYSHLKRLAEEGRIEMDSGKRRSIRVPGLETESLQQIPLVGTVTAGKPILAAENVERMLPLPFPIRPGAESVFALRIEGDSMTGAAILDGDIVIIEKQSTADEGEIVVALLDDEATVKTLKRHPGGNYYLHPENERYQDIPLDRDDTMILGVVRGLLRMNV, from the coding sequence ATGAAAAAGCCTTACCCTTTCACCCGCGCCAACGTTGAGGAGACACTCGAAGCGGTCTACGAGTTCATCTGCGATTACATCAAAAAGAATTCCTATGCCCCTTCTGTACGTGATATCGGACAGGGAGTCGGTTTACGATCCACCTCGACGGTTTACAGTCATTTAAAGCGGCTGGCGGAAGAAGGCCGCATCGAGATGGATTCAGGTAAGCGGCGCTCCATTCGCGTCCCCGGTCTGGAAACTGAATCGTTGCAGCAGATCCCTCTGGTCGGAACAGTAACAGCAGGCAAGCCTATCCTGGCAGCAGAAAATGTTGAGCGGATGCTCCCTCTCCCTTTCCCCATACGCCCGGGGGCCGAATCGGTCTTTGCCTTGAGGATTGAAGGAGACAGCATGACCGGGGCAGCCATCCTGGATGGTGATATTGTCATCATCGAAAAACAGAGTACCGCCGATGAGGGAGAAATCGTTGTAGCCCTTCTGGATGACGAAGCGACCGTCAAAACCCTGAAACGTCATCCGGGCGGCAACTATTACCTTCACCCCGAAAACGAGCGCTACCAGGATATCCCTCTTGACCGTGACGACACCATGATCCTCGGTGTCGTCCGGGGCTTGCTGCGAATGAATGTCTGA
- the asd gene encoding aspartate-semialdehyde dehydrogenase produces MKQYRVGILGATGLVGQTLALLLEDHPWLEVKAVMASPRSQGKSYRAAVEGSWRLDRSIPDSVSDLVVMGTGEIDRLKKEVDFIFSAVDMENRRLIQLEEQIAGEGIPVVSNNEATRWLPDIPLVIPEINPDHTRLIESQRKRLNTPRGFVVVLPNCSLPSFVPALTPLLDLGIEEVFVTTCQAVTGAGRHLPDWPEMQDNMIPFIKDEEEKTEKEPLKIWGQYQGNHIKMAEKPYISAQCVRAPVEIGHLAAVSVRLKQKIDPDTMVARWKNFTSPLEELDLPSAPRPLLSYFEENDRPQPKLDSGSGDGMGISIGRLRPDPIFDYKFICLSNNLIRGAAGGSILTAELLIRQGWI; encoded by the coding sequence ATGAAACAATACAGGGTCGGTATTCTGGGAGCAACGGGGTTGGTTGGGCAGACGCTGGCGCTCCTTCTTGAAGATCACCCCTGGCTGGAGGTCAAGGCGGTGATGGCGTCGCCCCGTTCCCAGGGCAAAAGCTACAGGGCTGCCGTGGAGGGCTCCTGGCGGCTGGACAGATCCATACCGGATTCTGTCAGCGATCTTGTAGTGATGGGAACCGGCGAAATAGACCGGCTAAAAAAGGAAGTTGATTTCATTTTCAGTGCAGTCGATATGGAAAACCGCCGGCTGATCCAGCTGGAGGAACAGATCGCAGGGGAGGGGATACCTGTCGTTTCCAATAACGAGGCGACCCGTTGGCTACCAGATATTCCATTAGTCATACCAGAGATAAATCCTGATCATACCAGACTGATCGAAAGCCAGCGAAAGCGGCTGAATACTCCCAGAGGATTTGTCGTTGTCCTGCCGAATTGTTCGCTCCCAAGTTTTGTGCCGGCTTTGACGCCGCTTCTGGACTTAGGGATTGAAGAAGTCTTCGTCACCACCTGCCAGGCTGTGACAGGAGCTGGCAGGCACCTGCCCGACTGGCCTGAAATGCAGGACAACATGATTCCCTTCATCAAGGATGAGGAAGAAAAAACTGAAAAAGAACCCTTGAAAATCTGGGGCCAATACCAGGGAAATCACATCAAAATGGCAGAAAAACCCTATATTTCAGCCCAATGCGTGCGGGCACCGGTAGAAATCGGTCATTTGGCGGCCGTTTCGGTACGTTTGAAGCAAAAAATCGACCCTGATACCATGGTGGCACGCTGGAAAAACTTCACCAGTCCGCTGGAGGAACTGGATCTGCCATCGGCACCCAGGCCGCTATTGAGCTATTTTGAGGAGAATGACCGGCCTCAGCCCAAACTCGACAGCGGATCCGGTGATGGCATGGGCATCTCCATCGGCCGGCTGCGTCCCGATCCCATCTTCGACTACAAGTTCATTTGTCTGTCCAACAACCTGATCCGAGGGGCCGCAGGCGGCTCCATCCTGACAGCCGAGCTGCTGATCCGCCAGGGCTGGATCTGA